The window TAGTTACCCACAGTAGTTTGGTTTTTGAGTAGCTTTTGTTTGTTTGGCTTGTTGCTTCTTTTGAGCTATGACTGACTGTTGGGACATGATGTCCAACAAGCAGTTTTTTGTGTATTGTATATATGTTTCAATTGGTAATAAAGTtaattaattaccaaaaaaaaaatctgaactTTATGTGACATATTTATAATCTGGTAACATATATATACTgctatattattttaatttactacaatagaataaatattataatatacTTAAAAACTGATCATGAATATATATTCCAGTATATACAGTTAATTAtgaaattaattaataatgataAGTAAAAGAATTAGTCTGACCTATCTCTTTCGAATTAACTACTATTTCCCAATTCTACTTTGAGATACAGAAGTTTTTtcggaaaaaaaaattatttttgaaaagtgGCCAAACTAATGCAAATGAACAGTCTACCTTAACCTTGCTACCATTTCCCCTAGCCAAAAAATATCCAAAGATTAAGAGGGAGCAGTCTTTTTCTTGAAGACACCAAATTTTGGTTATTTTCCACAAAAAGACAACAATatttaaaataagtaaaattgTAACCCAGTCCTTCCTCATTATCACATCACTCTTTTTTATTTGGTACGTGACGTTTTCAATTTGAtgttttttttaaagttaaatttcaACTACCACTTAGGagtaataatatttttccggTATTACTTATGTAATACACAATTATGATTACAAAATCCACTTAAATAATACAAAAACGAAAAAGGATTGAGAAGTAAAAgaatttaagttttaaaaaataaataatttaaaaagcATTGAGTTTCACAATGTGATATATGGCTTGCAGCCTCTCAGGGTAATGATGGCTCAAGTAATTAAAGCTAAGCCAACCTCAAAAGCAACGTCTCTTTATAATTTGCATTTTTCTTGTTTTAAAATACCCTCCACACACACTTTCACTCGTCACTGAAATCATactcccctctcttcttcttcttcatctccttCTCTCCTATTTCATCTCAAAAACAATGGCTAACTACAGGATGGATTCAGAGGAGGAAGCCTTGTTTCGAAATTCTCCTTATACACTTTATTTCGTCCAAAGTCCATCTACTATCTCGCATGCAAATAGCGGAGAACTCACTCGAcatagtaataacaacaacaaaaataataatagtaaCGAGTTTTCAGTATGTCATTCCCCAATCCCTCAACCCGAAGTCGGTCCATTGGCTCTCTCTCGATACTCGTCTCGTGGATCTAATCACTCGTTCTCACATCACGAGAAGAAGATATCGTGCGACTCGCTTCAGAGCCATGAAACAGGAATTAATGATGAGAACGTTGAGATTGATCATGAGAAACGTTGCGGTGCAAAATTATTGCTACATGGGAAAAGTGGTAATAGTGTTGAAGAGGGGAATGAATATGAATATGAAGAGGAGGATTATTATTATGGGAAAGGAAATTGGAAGAGGTTTTTTTCTTTGGGATATTCGAATTCGACACCGTGGATTGTTTTGCAAGTAACTTGGAGGCTTATTGTGAGTATGATAATTGCTTTGGTTGTTTTCTACATTGCCACAAAGCCCCCTCCACCTAAGGTTTCTCTTGAGGTAACAATCttctttcatatttcttttaaGCTTATTTATTTCAACATTACTTATTACTATTTGTTTTTTCCATTATATTGAAGCGCATTCTTATTCCTTTTTTgtcatttattgattattttatcatTACTATATTCCTTCATTGCTAGTCGAAAGGCAGACATGATCTATGAGACATTCTTTCTAGAGTTCCAAATTATAATATGGCGTGGGATTTGGTTTTAGATTACATTTAAAAAAAccttttatcaaaaaaaaatatggaagaaaatcGTGCGTTTCAATTTTTTTGGAGAACTTTTGTGTTCTATTCCTGATAACCTACATTTGGATTGATCGTTTGTTTGGAGAAGAcatttttgttgatttttgatAGGACCTAGATGATCCTAATTAAAATATACCAGTATAAGAATAAGAATTTTGTTGGATTACCACATTATTTGAATTATGGAAAAACCATTGACATATGGTTTTATTGAAAAGGGAAAACTTTTCAAGTTGAAAAGACATAAGATTTCTTGTAAATGCATTAAAAAGACCAAGGTATCAAGTTAGCGTTTTTGACTGAAAGCCCATTTAGTAAAGATAGGTCGGAGAAAGTATGAAGGGCCCTAACTCGATATAAACTCCACATGAGGCCCATTGAGGAAGTTCAACTCAAGGCCCACTGGGCATGATAATGCTGGGTCGACCAAACAATTGCAGAAATATGACACTTTTTGGAATGGTATTTAACTTTTGACACATGCTTGCTCCGTGGGCAACTTCAAGGTTAAAAATTAAAACTTACTAGGCAAGCGAGGGGAAAACATTCGGCCTATGGAGTAAGCAAGAACAAAAATTAGAGCCAAAATTtcgggaaaagaaaaagaaggaaattaGAGACAAATATTTAGTTACTGAATATTTCTAATTGGGTAGCTAGGAAGAGGTAAAATACTATTTATCTATTTATCTTAAAGAACTATAGTAGTGAAAAAGCTATTTCCATCCCAATTTAGCTATCCCGTTAACAACCTAAAAATTGCATGGGACCCCCTATTTAATCGCCCCCATTTTAACTtatacttattttttttaaacttttaactcatactcactttttaaataatttcagccccctttctcctcctcgtTATAAATGAACACTTTCTTCCTGATCTCTCAGTGCCAGTCTCCttgtactatttttttttgtttaactgGACTCTAACACCCACAGAAAACAGCAAGGATCTGCACAATCTCTTGAATACTTTAGAACATAGAATCTggcactttaaattttttaacctCTTTTTTCTCCTCTATTTAGCTTCATCTGACCATGAATAACCACAATGTCCAAGTTTGTTCTTACTGCTATAAAGCTGTAGTATTAACATGCCTTGTCATTGTAGTCTTCGTGCCTGGAATTTCAGGTGAATGTACTTGCAACATCAAAGTTGATCAGCCGCGAAACACCAAAAACAATAGTGATTCCCTCAGATACAGACTtcagttcgccagttacaaaacaaaaacttcagatctagagctgaagtttcgccagttacaaaaccaaaacttcagctctaaacaaaagcttcagctctagagctgaagttcgccagttacaaaacaaaaacttcagctctagagctgaagttcgccagttacaaaagagctgaagttcgccagttacaaaataaaaact is drawn from Nicotiana tabacum cultivar K326 chromosome 22, ASM71507v2, whole genome shotgun sequence and contains these coding sequences:
- the LOC107811538 gene encoding uncharacterized protein LOC107811538 produces the protein MANYRMDSEEEALFRNSPYTLYFVQSPSTISHANSGELTRHSNNNNKNNNSNEFSVCHSPIPQPEVGPLALSRYSSRGSNHSFSHHEKKISCDSLQSHETGINDENVEIDHEKRCGAKLLLHGKSGNSVEEGNEYEYEEEDYYYGKGNWKRFFSLGYSNSTPWIVLQVTWRLIVSMIIALVVFYIATKPPPPKVSLEIAGVREFGLREGVDGTGVNTKMRTCNYSMSLQIDNKSKLFGLYIHPPAMEMYFGRLPFISAQGEELYAGSNGPTYFKLNVGTREKAMYGAGRNMQDMLQSGKGLPLLLRVHLSSTFHVVWGLIKPKFHHQIECLLLLHNSYNKRHRTQAYNSTCTVLTS